Proteins found in one Mucilaginibacter gracilis genomic segment:
- a CDS encoding 4-hydroxy-3-methylbut-2-enyl diphosphate reductase, protein MGAHQLQVTIDQDSGFCFGVVYAIDMAEEILAEDGYLYCLGDIVHNDEEVDRLKAKGLRIISHDELQTLHNEKVLIRAHGEAPETYRTALQNNIILIDASCPVVLKLQNRIKTSHDADENIVIFGKHGHAEVIGLQGQTNGDALVFQDITELDKADLPQKFTLYSQTTKSTAKFYQIKQELIDRGYDIKANDTICRQVSNRDKDLHKFVANFDKILFVSGKKSSNGKVLYEVCKKHNPNTYFISSTDELDMSIFAPGDKIGIAGATSTPMWLMQEFKAELEKY, encoded by the coding sequence ATGGGAGCGCATCAGTTACAGGTAACTATTGACCAGGATTCGGGCTTTTGCTTTGGTGTTGTTTATGCTATTGACATGGCCGAAGAAATTTTGGCCGAAGATGGTTATTTATATTGCCTTGGCGATATTGTACATAACGACGAGGAGGTTGATCGCCTCAAGGCAAAAGGGCTGCGCATTATTTCGCACGATGAGCTGCAAACCTTACATAACGAAAAGGTACTCATCCGCGCACATGGCGAAGCGCCCGAAACCTATCGTACTGCGTTACAAAATAATATTATCTTGATTGATGCTTCGTGCCCGGTGGTTTTAAAACTGCAAAACCGCATTAAAACATCGCACGATGCTGATGAAAACATTGTAATATTTGGCAAGCATGGCCATGCCGAAGTTATTGGCTTACAGGGCCAAACTAATGGCGATGCGTTGGTTTTTCAGGATATTACCGAATTGGATAAGGCGGATCTGCCCCAAAAGTTTACTCTTTACAGTCAAACCACAAAAAGCACAGCCAAATTTTATCAGATAAAACAAGAACTGATAGACCGTGGCTATGATATTAAAGCTAACGACACCATTTGCCGCCAGGTATCAAACCGCGATAAAGATTTGCATAAGTTTGTAGCCAATTTTGATAAGATATTGTTTGTATCGGGCAAAAAATCATCAAACGGAAAGGTGCTTTACGAAGTTTGTAAAAAACATAATCCAAATACCTACTTCATTTCATCTACCGACGAACTGGATATGTCGATATTTGCACCCGGCGATAAAATAGGAATAGCCGGTGCCACATCCACACCCATGTGGCTAATGCAAGAGTTTAAAGCCGAGTTAGAAAAATACTAA
- a CDS encoding carotenoid biosynthesis protein: MEGPPGLKKATIAITIIILFHIVGLVGFFIPAIQPLFLKIVPFHLLLMFAVVVYSHQVFNKKLVAFIAITFVLGFAAEWVGVHLHLIFGNYFYGKTLGLKLFDIPLMIGVNWFLLIYCTGVFMQYSGIKNLNLRVILGAVVLVLLDVLIEPIAIRFDYWHWAGLTAPGQNYLGWFILSGLMLGIFEAFKFSRQSSVGAVLLIAQYVFFALLHLV; this comes from the coding sequence ATGGAAGGGCCGCCGGGTTTGAAAAAGGCTACCATTGCAATCACTATCATCATACTTTTTCATATTGTTGGCTTGGTAGGTTTTTTTATACCCGCAATACAGCCCTTGTTTTTAAAAATAGTACCCTTCCATTTGTTGCTTATGTTTGCGGTGGTGGTTTACAGTCATCAAGTATTTAATAAAAAGCTTGTTGCATTTATAGCCATCACGTTTGTTTTGGGCTTTGCCGCCGAGTGGGTTGGCGTACATTTGCACCTGATATTTGGCAATTACTTTTACGGTAAAACACTTGGTTTAAAACTGTTTGATATACCGTTGATGATAGGTGTAAACTGGTTTTTGCTCATTTATTGTACCGGCGTATTCATGCAGTATTCGGGTATTAAAAACTTAAACCTGAGGGTAATTTTAGGTGCCGTAGTGTTGGTATTGCTTGATGTGTTGATAGAACCTATAGCCATTCGCTTTGATTACTGGCATTGGGCAGGCCTAACCGCGCCAGGCCAAAACTATTTGGGCTGGTTTATTTTAAGCGGTTTAATGCTGGGTATTTTCGAGGCTTTTAAGTTTAGCAGGCAAAGTAGCGTTGGCGCGGTATTACTTATAGCACAGTATGTGTTTTTTGCGCTATTGCATTTAGTGTAA
- a CDS encoding glycosyltransferase family 2 protein gives MIFAVYFVLLFLILRFAVTVFNFVSDPKLRRVNKHYTGLVSILIPARNEEANIAHLLRSIQQQDYQDYEVFILDDSSTDNTLKICTDIALTDKRFKVIEGGPLPAQWLGKNYACHQLARHAKGQYFMFIDADEQVNDGLINSAIHRMKLNKLSLLSLFTNQVMLTTGEKLVVPMMHFMLLNLLPVRLVLLVKNASVAAASGQFMFFKADDYHQHTWHQAVKAAVVEDVEIMRQVKARNLNGETLLANGMLNCRMYTSYTECLNGFSKNFLAAFNYNITAFLIFLTLLIGGPMLIIITTNLPLILFTLGLIVLTRIMMSLLAGQNVFYNVVLHPLQMLSLTIISYMAIQKHLTKTNVWKGRRV, from the coding sequence ATGATATTTGCGGTTTATTTTGTGCTTTTGTTTTTAATACTGCGGTTTGCGGTAACGGTGTTCAACTTCGTGTCCGATCCTAAACTGCGCCGTGTAAACAAACATTACACCGGCCTGGTATCTATCCTTATCCCGGCACGAAACGAAGAAGCTAATATAGCCCACTTACTCCGCTCCATTCAGCAGCAAGACTATCAGGATTATGAAGTGTTTATTCTTGATGATTCATCAACCGATAACACCTTGAAAATATGTACCGATATTGCCCTCACCGATAAACGTTTCAAGGTAATTGAAGGCGGGCCACTGCCTGCGCAATGGCTGGGTAAAAATTACGCCTGTCACCAACTTGCCCGGCACGCCAAGGGGCAATACTTTATGTTTATTGATGCCGACGAACAGGTTAACGATGGCCTTATTAACAGCGCCATCCACCGGATGAAGTTAAACAAATTAAGTTTATTGAGTTTGTTTACCAACCAGGTAATGTTAACCACCGGCGAAAAGCTTGTGGTGCCCATGATGCATTTTATGTTGTTAAATTTATTACCGGTAAGGTTGGTTTTATTAGTCAAAAATGCATCTGTAGCGGCAGCCAGCGGTCAGTTTATGTTTTTTAAGGCCGACGATTACCATCAACATACCTGGCATCAGGCAGTAAAAGCAGCCGTTGTTGAGGATGTTGAAATTATGCGGCAGGTAAAGGCTCGTAACCTTAATGGGGAAACGTTGCTGGCCAACGGCATGCTCAACTGCCGCATGTACACCAGCTATACCGAATGCCTTAATGGCTTTAGCAAAAACTTTTTGGCTGCTTTTAATTACAACATTACGGCCTTCCTAATATTTTTAACTTTGCTTATAGGTGGGCCAATGCTTATCATTATCACAACAAATTTGCCGCTAATACTATTCACTTTGGGTTTAATTGTTTTAACACGCATTATGATGTCGTTATTGGCGGGGCAAAATGTGTTTTATAATGTGGTGCTGCATCCGTTGCAAATGCTAAGTCTTACAATAATATCATATATGGCTATCCAAAAACACTTAACCAAAACCAACGTATGGAAGGGCCGCCGGGTTTGA
- a CDS encoding lysophospholipid acyltransferase family protein, with product MLKPKPNFFITGFFDFYIEWIIRRCFHKVEFNKPGFDAGKSILLIANHFSWWDGFLMYHINKAVFKKKFHIMVLEESMQKINFLKYLGAFSVAKTSRQVLQSLAYAAGLLEHPDNIVVIFPQGKLYSNFVDDVDFQKGAVYIAEKANANFQYVLSATFTENFQYKKPTAHIYLKVLNVNAIVAAQLPAQFKQHYQAAKQQQTNLKV from the coding sequence ATGTTAAAACCAAAGCCAAATTTTTTTATAACCGGTTTTTTTGATTTCTACATTGAGTGGATCATCAGGCGGTGTTTCCATAAAGTGGAGTTTAATAAGCCAGGTTTTGATGCAGGTAAGTCAATTTTACTGATAGCCAACCATTTTAGCTGGTGGGATGGTTTTTTAATGTACCATATCAATAAAGCCGTTTTTAAAAAAAAATTTCATATTATGGTGCTCGAAGAAAGTATGCAAAAAATAAACTTTTTAAAGTACCTGGGGGCATTTTCGGTAGCCAAAACTTCGAGGCAGGTATTGCAGTCCTTGGCTTATGCCGCCGGTTTACTTGAGCATCCGGACAATATTGTTGTCATTTTTCCGCAAGGTAAATTATATTCAAACTTTGTTGATGATGTTGATTTTCAAAAAGGAGCAGTTTACATCGCCGAAAAGGCAAATGCTAACTTTCAATACGTTTTATCCGCCACTTTTACCGAAAACTTTCAATACAAAAAGCCCACAGCCCATATTTATTTAAAGGTTTTAAACGTTAATGCCATTGTTGCGGCGCAGTTGCCGGCCCAATTTAAACAGCATTACCAGGCCGCAAAGCAACAACAAACCAACCTAAAAGTATAA
- a CDS encoding lysophospholipid acyltransferase family protein codes for MIPARRNKTLSNIFALYMRYRMRKAFKTIEVMPFNVKPGHSILLLANHFSWWDGFFGNYLAYWTFKRKLFIMMQHDHLEKRMLFNLFGGFSIERGTREMLKSLWYAADLLNDPENLVVVFPQGELISNHTATISIEKGIERLVKHIKGPCQIVYCATLIDYFESLKPSAYIHLFDCGVAGEVPFNELINNINNFHQQALKNQVNVAH; via the coding sequence ATGATACCCGCGCGCCGTAATAAAACCCTGAGCAATATATTTGCCTTGTACATGCGTTACCGTATGCGCAAAGCATTTAAAACTATTGAGGTTATGCCTTTTAATGTTAAACCGGGGCATTCTATTTTATTGCTGGCCAATCATTTTAGCTGGTGGGACGGTTTTTTTGGTAATTACCTGGCCTATTGGACGTTTAAACGCAAGCTATTTATTATGATGCAGCACGACCATTTGGAAAAGCGGATGCTGTTTAACTTATTCGGCGGGTTTTCGATAGAGCGCGGTACGCGCGAAATGCTAAAATCGTTATGGTACGCCGCCGATTTACTGAACGACCCCGAAAACCTGGTAGTAGTTTTCCCGCAAGGTGAACTTATATCAAACCATACGGCAACCATCAGCATTGAAAAAGGTATAGAGCGCCTGGTAAAACATATTAAGGGCCCCTGCCAAATTGTTTACTGCGCCACGTTGATTGATTATTTTGAAAGCCTAAAACCTTCGGCTTACATCCATTTGTTTGATTGTGGCGTAGCCGGAGAGGTGCCGTTTAACGAGCTGATTAACAATATCAATAATTTTCATCAGCAAGCACTAAAAAACCAGGTTAATGTGGCTCATTAA
- a CDS encoding alpha/beta fold hydrolase has product MGFLQLPGLGTVHYHEYGSGTKPMLAFHGYGMTGKQFNVLQQSILTDYHVYGFDHFFHGQSVLKGWNEKQILAGMPKAMVKLYLHEWFKVYGRQRISLMAYSIGANFALTLIEDDADMIDEVILMAPDGLAGYKGFTFLQHHTVGRLLFKTISKSQWMAPWLLKVLKRMAMIDDSLYTIAYNEIDTPKKREDVFYTLNLIRFLQPDMAKIAAQVKKYNIKCRLIFGSDDMLFPKKAVMPVIELLNNPEVHEVPMGHWLVTAALDLYLVNLPA; this is encoded by the coding sequence ATGGGCTTTTTGCAATTACCCGGACTGGGAACGGTACATTACCACGAATACGGCAGCGGCACAAAACCAATGCTGGCATTTCACGGTTACGGCATGACGGGTAAACAATTTAATGTTTTACAACAATCTATATTAACCGACTACCATGTTTACGGCTTCGACCATTTTTTTCATGGCCAAAGTGTGCTTAAGGGCTGGAACGAGAAGCAAATATTAGCAGGAATGCCCAAGGCTATGGTTAAATTATACCTCCACGAGTGGTTTAAGGTTTATGGCAGGCAGCGTATATCGCTAATGGCCTATTCTATAGGTGCCAATTTTGCGCTAACCTTAATTGAAGATGATGCCGACATGATTGACGAGGTAATACTAATGGCGCCCGATGGCCTTGCCGGTTATAAGGGTTTTACATTTTTGCAACACCATACTGTTGGCCGCTTATTATTTAAAACCATTAGCAAAAGCCAATGGATGGCACCCTGGCTATTAAAGGTTTTAAAACGAATGGCTATGATTGACGATAGCCTATACACCATAGCTTATAACGAAATAGACACACCCAAAAAGCGCGAAGACGTATTTTACACCCTAAACCTCATCAGGTTTTTACAGCCAGATATGGCAAAGATTGCAGCGCAAGTAAAAAAGTACAATATCAAATGCCGTTTAATTTTTGGTAGTGATGATATGCTTTTCCCCAAAAAGGCGGTAATGCCGGTTATTGAATTACTAAATAACCCCGAAGTACACGAAGTGCCGATGGGCCATTGGCTGGTTACTGCCGCATTGGATTTGTATTTAGTAAATTTGCCAGCATGA
- the crtD gene encoding 1-hydroxycarotenoid 3,4-desaturase CrtD — translation MPKRKATIIGAGIAGIATAIRLAVKGYDVVVFEANAYPGGKLSEIYGNGYRFDAGPSLFTMPQYVDELFTLAGKPSPFKYQKLNVVCKYFYTDGTRLTAYADEDKFVSEVAAVTSESPERIKRYFKNSRNIYNITNHVFLQRSLHRLNTFFRWDTLRSVLRFAGIDAFRTMHHANQSFFTDERLIQFFDRYATYNGSNPYQAPATLNVIPHLEQHFGAYFPDGGMYSITTSLVNLAQSVGVKFNFNSAVDEIVLTDGLKAKVVKVKGELIKADVVVSNMDVWFTYNKLLKPYPQLWPQKVLKQERSSSALIFYWGIKKTFPQLDLHNVFFADDYKAEFDCIWQQQSIYRDPTVYINISSKLKADDAPTGCENWFVMINVPANNNQDWDLLIAQARKNILDKLAQNLGEDIGALIEYESVLDPRSIQLKTSSYKGSIYGTSSNNQFAAFLRHSNKSSKVGGLYFCGGSVHPGGGIPLALLSAKIVGNWVA, via the coding sequence GTGCCAAAACGCAAGGCAACTATTATTGGTGCAGGCATTGCCGGGATAGCAACAGCTATACGCCTGGCAGTTAAGGGCTATGATGTGGTTGTATTTGAGGCCAACGCCTATCCTGGTGGTAAGCTTTCCGAAATTTACGGCAACGGTTACCGGTTTGATGCCGGGCCAAGCCTGTTTACCATGCCCCAATACGTTGATGAGCTATTTACACTGGCAGGCAAGCCCAGCCCGTTTAAATACCAAAAGCTAAACGTAGTTTGTAAATACTTTTACACCGACGGAACCCGCCTAACTGCCTATGCCGACGAGGATAAATTTGTTAGCGAAGTTGCGGCTGTTACCAGCGAAAGCCCGGAAAGGATAAAACGCTACTTTAAAAACAGCCGCAATATTTACAATATTACCAATCACGTTTTTTTGCAACGCTCGCTTCATCGTTTAAATACGTTTTTTAGGTGGGATACGCTACGCTCTGTTTTGCGTTTTGCAGGTATCGATGCCTTCCGTACCATGCACCATGCCAACCAAAGTTTTTTTACCGACGAACGGCTGATACAGTTTTTCGATCGCTATGCAACCTATAACGGCTCAAACCCATACCAGGCTCCGGCAACATTAAATGTTATTCCGCACCTCGAACAACATTTTGGTGCTTATTTTCCCGATGGTGGTATGTACAGCATTACAACCAGTTTGGTTAATCTTGCCCAATCTGTAGGGGTTAAGTTTAATTTTAATTCGGCGGTTGATGAGATAGTTTTGACGGATGGGCTAAAGGCCAAGGTTGTAAAGGTAAAAGGTGAATTGATAAAAGCCGATGTTGTGGTATCAAACATGGATGTTTGGTTTACTTACAACAAATTGCTTAAACCGTACCCTCAGCTTTGGCCGCAAAAAGTTTTAAAGCAGGAGCGGAGCAGTTCGGCACTTATATTTTATTGGGGGATTAAAAAAACCTTCCCGCAGCTTGATTTGCATAACGTGTTTTTTGCCGACGATTATAAAGCCGAATTTGATTGTATTTGGCAGCAGCAAAGTATTTACCGCGACCCTACGGTTTATATCAATATCAGCTCGAAGCTTAAAGCCGACGATGCGCCAACGGGTTGCGAAAATTGGTTTGTGATGATTAACGTACCAGCAAACAACAATCAGGATTGGGACTTGCTTATTGCCCAGGCACGCAAAAATATTTTAGATAAACTTGCGCAAAATTTAGGCGAAGATATTGGCGCACTAATTGAATATGAATCGGTGCTCGATCCGCGTAGTATCCAGCTCAAAACTTCGTCATACAAAGGCTCTATTTACGGCACCAGTTCTAACAATCAGTTCGCGGCGTTTTTACGGCATTCCAATAAATCGTCAAAGGTTGGCGGGCTTTACTTTTGCGGCGGCAGCGTGCATCCGGGTGGCGGTATACCGCTGGCACTACTATCGGCCAAAATTGTTGGCAATTGGGTTGCTTAG
- the trhO gene encoding oxygen-dependent tRNA uridine(34) hydroxylase TrhO: MKKYKTLLYYCYSTIADGEQFAADHLKFCKSLNLVGRIIVANEGLNGTVSGEAEACHVYMDTLHADPRFAGIDFKVDDVAEPSFVKMHVRYKSEIVHSGLRDPNIINPEQKTGIHLEAKDFLAMKDRDDVVVLDVRSNYEHSVGRFKNAVTLDIENFRDFPSKINELAQYKDKKIITYCTGGIKCEKASALLLHEGFTDVYQLHGGIIKYGKEAGGEDFEGKCYVFDNRLTVDVNAVNPVIISTCYNCGTTTAKMINCANPECNEHFTQCDACGEALEGCCSDACKQHPRKRIYDGTGYYVKVPQQVSPLKLSRKAIISTSATANAE; the protein is encoded by the coding sequence ATGAAAAAGTATAAAACACTACTCTATTATTGTTATTCAACAATAGCCGACGGGGAGCAATTTGCTGCCGATCATCTAAAATTTTGTAAATCATTAAATTTGGTTGGGCGCATTATTGTAGCCAACGAAGGTTTAAACGGCACAGTATCCGGCGAAGCCGAAGCATGCCACGTTTACATGGATACGCTACACGCCGACCCGCGTTTTGCGGGTATTGATTTTAAAGTTGACGATGTTGCAGAGCCTTCATTTGTAAAAATGCATGTGCGCTACAAATCCGAAATTGTTCACTCCGGCCTGCGCGATCCTAATATCATCAATCCCGAACAAAAAACAGGTATTCACCTGGAAGCCAAAGATTTTTTGGCCATGAAAGACAGGGATGATGTTGTGGTGCTTGATGTACGCTCAAACTACGAGCATTCGGTTGGCAGGTTTAAAAATGCCGTTACTCTGGATATTGAGAATTTTCGCGATTTCCCATCCAAAATAAATGAGCTTGCCCAATACAAGGATAAAAAAATAATAACTTATTGCACGGGAGGCATTAAGTGCGAAAAAGCATCGGCCCTGCTACTGCACGAAGGTTTTACCGATGTTTACCAATTGCACGGCGGCATTATAAAATACGGCAAAGAAGCCGGCGGCGAAGATTTTGAGGGCAAATGTTACGTGTTTGATAACCGCCTAACTGTTGATGTTAATGCGGTTAACCCCGTAATAATTTCTACCTGTTACAATTGCGGCACCACTACTGCCAAAATGATAAACTGTGCCAACCCCGAGTGTAATGAGCATTTTACTCAATGCGATGCCTGCGGCGAAGCGTTAGAGGGTTGCTGCTCAGATGCCTGCAAACAACACCCGCGTAAACGCATTTACGATGGTACCGGTTATTATGTAAAAGTGCCCCAGCAGGTTAGTCCGCTTAAATTATCCCGTAAGGCAATAATTTCAACTTCCGCAACGGCAAACGCAGAATAA
- a CDS encoding S41 family peptidase, with the protein MKFKNNLLIISLLAISINSFSQQLTSDSAYNQAQIARNDARKLWKKPGATKEEVTQAAEILNSAIDYLNSAPVRELSQGNLFLNARKQDVYADMARAYAIAGMNEQALTALEKRCGEGAFYGIDELEKDTIYKSLRTNARFVKVLAVLKNRMLLWKDNSLKTAYNANLSYEEKVAGLSLLWSNAKYNFANFDHAAIDWDKTYLDYLSLIKSTKSTSEYYRVLQTFYARLKDGHTNVYPPNELDKDFYSRPPIRTELIEGRVFITKVFSDSLKNAGIVPGLEILNINNIPVLSYAKEEVEPYQSSSTPQDLVIREFSYGLLLGPEKTPVTLVLKNAKGLVFTKALGRGKYRDAVSAQGIEYKEFGNIGYLTVNNFEDEKIMTRFDSLYTRIIKTKGLIIDIRNNGGGDSYIGYHIIASLVNKPFKSSAARIPRYISLPGVSSQWSFSSAGDIDPNGKQYYDKPVVVLIGARTFSAAEDFTVAFDYIKRGKLIGQATGGSTGQPISFNLPGGGSARVCGKHDTYPDGKEFVGIGIQPDIIVDKTIKDIMAGKDAELQKALEVLNK; encoded by the coding sequence ATGAAATTTAAAAACAACCTGCTCATAATTTCCCTGCTTGCCATATCAATCAATTCTTTTTCGCAGCAGCTTACATCAGACAGCGCTTATAACCAGGCGCAAATAGCCCGTAACGATGCCCGTAAACTTTGGAAAAAGCCAGGCGCTACTAAGGAAGAAGTTACGCAGGCGGCTGAAATATTGAATAGCGCTATTGATTATTTGAATAGTGCGCCAGTTAGAGAGCTTTCGCAGGGCAACCTCTTTTTGAACGCCCGCAAGCAAGATGTTTATGCAGATATGGCAAGGGCTTACGCCATTGCCGGGATGAATGAGCAAGCACTAACTGCGCTCGAAAAAAGATGCGGAGAGGGTGCGTTTTACGGTATAGATGAATTAGAAAAGGATACTATTTACAAGAGTTTAAGGACGAATGCTCGTTTTGTAAAAGTATTGGCTGTATTAAAGAACAGAATGCTGTTGTGGAAAGACAATTCACTGAAAACAGCATACAACGCGAATTTGTCATACGAGGAAAAAGTAGCAGGGTTGTCGCTGCTATGGTCTAACGCAAAATATAATTTTGCAAACTTTGACCATGCAGCAATCGATTGGGATAAAACCTATCTTGATTATTTATCGCTCATAAAATCAACAAAAAGCACCTCCGAGTATTATAGGGTTTTACAAACGTTTTATGCGAGGCTAAAAGATGGACATACTAATGTTTACCCTCCTAATGAGCTGGATAAGGATTTTTATTCAAGGCCACCTATTCGTACAGAGTTAATTGAAGGTCGTGTTTTTATTACCAAAGTATTTAGCGATAGTTTAAAAAACGCTGGTATAGTACCAGGATTGGAGATATTGAACATAAACAACATACCGGTGCTATCATATGCTAAAGAAGAAGTGGAGCCATATCAAAGTAGTTCGACCCCGCAGGATCTCGTCATACGCGAATTTTCATATGGCTTATTATTAGGTCCGGAAAAAACTCCGGTTACGTTAGTACTTAAAAACGCAAAAGGGCTTGTATTTACTAAAGCACTGGGCAGGGGTAAGTACCGCGATGCTGTATCGGCGCAAGGCATTGAATACAAAGAATTTGGCAACATTGGCTATTTAACGGTTAACAATTTTGAAGATGAAAAAATAATGACGCGCTTTGATTCGCTTTACACGCGAATAATAAAAACAAAGGGGCTTATCATCGATATAAGGAATAACGGCGGCGGCGACAGCTATATTGGTTACCATATTATAGCTTCTTTAGTAAATAAACCATTTAAATCGTCTGCAGCGCGCATCCCCAGGTATATTTCATTACCGGGTGTAAGCAGCCAATGGAGTTTTAGCAGCGCAGGTGATATTGACCCTAACGGCAAACAGTACTACGATAAGCCAGTAGTGGTACTGATTGGCGCGCGAACTTTTTCTGCGGCGGAGGATTTTACCGTAGCGTTTGATTATATTAAACGCGGTAAACTGATAGGCCAAGCTACGGGTGGCAGTACCGGGCAGCCAATCAGTTTTAATTTACCAGGCGGCGGCTCTGCAAGGGTTTGTGGTAAACATGACACTTATCCAGACGGTAAAGAGTTTGTGGGTATAGGGATACAACCTGATATTATCGTTGATAAAACAATAAAAGATATAATGGCAGGTAAAGACGCCGAACTTCAAAAAGCGTTAGAAGTGCTTAATAAATAA